CCGCGCCAAGGCCTACGCGCCCTACGCGGACCTGATCTGGATGGAGACCGGCACCCCGGACCTCGAGCTGGCCAAGAAGTTCTCCGAGGCCGTGCGCAGCGAGTTCCCGGACCAGCTGCTGGCCTACAACTGCTCGCCGTCGTTCAACTGGTCGGCGCACCTGGACGACAGCACCATCGCCAAGTTCCAGAAGGAGCTGGGCGCGATGGGCTTCAAGTTCCAGTTCATCACCCTGGCGGGCTTCCACTCGCTCAACTACGGCATGTTCGACCTGGCCTACGGCTACGCCCGCGAGGGCATGACCGCCTTCGTCGACCTGCAGAACCGCGAGTTCAAGGCCGCCGAGGAGCGTGGCTTCACTGCCATCAAGCACCAGCGCGAGGTCGGCGCGGGCTACTTCGACGCCATCGCCACCACCGTCGACCCGAACACCTCGACGGCCGCGCTGAAGGGCTCCACCGAAGAGGGTCAGTTCCACTGAGCCGAAACGGCCGGTGACTACCGGGTTTTCCGCTAGTCCCCTACGCCGGTAGGGGTGTACCGCCCTCCCTCGCTGAACAGCCCCGGCGAGGGAGGGCATCCCTATACCTTGGACCAGAACCAGCCACCGCAAGCCAGACCAGAACAGCAGGAGCGGGACGTGAGCAGCGAGAAGATTCAGCGCGTCGGAGTCATCGGCGCCGGACAGATGGGCGCCGGAATCGCGGAAGTGTGCGCGCGTGCACACGTCGACGTGCTCGTCTACGAACAGACCAGGGAACTGGCCGCCGCAGGCCGCGCCCGCATCCTGCGTTCGCTGGATCGTGGCGTCAGCAGCGGCAAGATCACCGAGCGCGAGCGCGAGCAGGCCGCCTGGCGGCTGCGCTTCACCTCCGATCTCGGCGATTTCGCCGACCGCCAGCTGGTGGTCGAGGCCGTGTTGGAGAACGAGGAGGTCAAGACCTCGATCTTCGCCGAGCTGGACAAGGTCGTCACCGACCCCAACGCGGTGCTGGCCTCCAACACCTCCTCCATTCCGATCATGAAGATCGCCGTCGCCACCGCCAATCCCGAGCGCGTGGTCGGCATGCACTTCTTCAACCCGGTGCCGGTGCTGCCGCTGGTCGAGCTGGTGACCACGCTCAAGACCAGCGAAGCGGTGTCCGCGCGGGCCGAGGCGTTCGCCGGTGACGTGCTGGGCAAGCAGGTCGTGCGCTCGGCCGACCGCTCCGGGTTCGTGGTCAACGCGCTGCTGGTGCCCTACCTGCTCTCGGCGATCCGGATGGTCGAATCCGGTTTCGCCACCAAGGAAGACGTCGACAAGGCGATGGTGCTCGGCTGCGCCCACCCGATGGGCCCGCTCGCGCTGACCGACCTGGTCGGCCTCGACACCGTCAAGTCCATCGCCGACTCCATGTACGCCGAGTTCAAGGAACCGCTGTACTCGGCCCCGCCGCTGCTGATGCGCATGGTCGAGGCGGGCCTGCTCGGCAAGAAGACCGGCGCGGGCTTCTACCAGTACAACAAGTAACCACCTTCCGGTCCCCGGGGTTGCGCACACCCCGTTACTGCACGGCGCGGTAGCGGGGTGTTTCGCACCGGTGCTTCGCGGTGCTCCCCGCGGCGGCCGACATAAGCTGCAAAGACGAGAGCGCAGCGCTGCGCGCGGCCGCCCGGCGGCGGGCACGCAGCCGATCGAAAGGGAGTTCCCGCGCATGGTCAACGTCACCGAGGGCTACGGGTCGAGCATTCTGGGCTACCCCAGGATCGGGCCGCACCGGGAACTCAAGCGCGCGCTCGAGTCCTACTGGCGCGGGTCGCTCTCGCGGGAGGAACTGCTCGAGGTCGGCCGCGACATCCAGGAGCGCCAGTTCAACGAGCTGGCCGCCACCGGCCTGACCCAGGTGCCCGGCAACACCTTCTCCTTCTACGACCACGTCCTGGACAACGCGCTGATGTTCGGCGCGGTGCCCAAGCGCTTCCAGCCCTACCAGGACGTGATGGATCCGCTGGACTTCTACTTCCTGATGGCGCGCGGGCGGCCGGACCTGCCCCCGCTCGAGCTGGTGCGCTACATCAACACCAACTACCACTACCGCCAGCCCGAGCTCGCGCCCGACACCGAGTTCTCGCTGCACCCCGAGGCGCTGCTCGACGAATTCGACCGCGCGATGGCGCAGGGCATCGAACTGCGCCCGGTCGTGCTCGGACCCGCTTCGCTGCTGCTGCTGTCCAAGGCCGGTGACCAGCCGGGCGAGGCCGAGTTCGACACGCTGAGCCTGCTCGACAAGCTGTTGCCGGTGTACGAGGAACTGTTCGAGATCCTCGCCAAGCGCGGCGCCACCTGCGTGCAGCTCGACGAGCCCGCCTACACCAGCGAGCGCAGCGAGGCCGAGCTGGCCGCCTTCGAGCGCGCCTACCAGCGGCTGTCCAAGGCGCCGCTGCGTCCCCGCATCCTGGTCACCGGCCAGTACGGCGATTTCGGCGAGGCGCTGACCATCCTGGCGGGCACCGGCGTCGAGGCGATCGGCCTCGACCTGGCCAGCCACCGCATCGACCCCGACGAGCTGGCCAAGGTGCCCGGCATCCGCCGCAAGCGGCTGTACGCGGGCGTGATCAGCGGCCGCAACGTCTGGCGCGCCGACCGGTACGTGACGCTCGAATACCTCAACGAACTCGCCAAGGTCTGCCCGGACCTGGTGGTCTCCACCGGCTGCACGCTGCTGCACGTGCCCTACGACCTGCTCGTCGAGTACGACCTCGAGGGCAACGTCGCCGACCGGCTCGCCTTCGCCAAACAGAAGGTGGGCGAGGTGGTCTCGCTGGCCAAGGCGCTCACCGAGGGGCCGTCGGACAAGTGGCGCAAGCGTCCGCGCGAGGTGCACTTCAAGCAGAAGCACGCGGTGCGCCAGCGGGTGTACTCCATCACCCCGGACATGCGCTCGCGCGAGCCCTACGCCGAGCGACGCGCCGCCCAGCAGGCCAGGCTGAACCTGCCGCCGGTGCCCGCCACCACGCTGGGCTCGTTCCCGCAGACCGGCAAGATCCGCCAGGCCCGCTACGACCTCGACCAGGGACGGCTGTCCTACGAGGAGTACCGCAAGCGGATCGAGGCCGAGATCGAGGCCACCATCCGGTTGCAGGAGGACATCGGCCTGGACGTGCTGGTGCACGGCGAGCACGAGCGCAACGACATGGTGCAGTACTTCGCCGAACTGCTCGACGGCTTCGCCACCACCCACTTCGGCTGGGTGCAGGTGTACGGCTCGCGGTGTGTGCGGCCGCCGATCATCTACGGTGACGTCTCGCGCCCGGCGCCGATGTCGGTCGACTGGATCACCTACGCCCAGTCGTTGACCGACAAGCCGGTCAAGGGCATCGTCACCGGCCCGGTCACCATGATCGCGCGCTCGTTCGTGCGCCAGGACCAGCCGCTCTACGAGACCGCCGACCAGGTGGCGCTGGCCATCCGTGACGAGGTGGTGGATCTGGAGAAGGCCGGCATCGCGATCATCCAGGTCGACGAGCCCGCCATCCGCGAGATGCTGCCGCTGCGCGCCGAGGGCCGCGCCGAGTACCTGCGCTGGGCGGTCGGCGCGTTCCGGCTGGCCACCTCCGGCGTGCGCCCGGACACCCAGATCCACACGCACATCGGCTATTCCGGGCGCACCGAGGTGGTGGACGCGATCGAGGAACTCGACGCCGACGTCACCGCGATCGTGGCCACCCGCTCCATCGAGTGGGTGCTCAAGGCGCTCAAGGAGGACGCCGCGGGCGGCCACGGCCTCAGTCACGGCGTCGGTCCCGGCGTCTACGAGAGCCGCTCGGCCCGCATCCCCGACATCGACGAACTCGACGAGCTGCTCTCCGCCGCCGCCGAAGCCGTCACCCCGGAACGCCTGTGGGCCAACCCCGACGGTGGTCTCAAGACCCGCCACTACTGGCAGCTCGAGCCCTCCCTGCGCAACATGGTCGCCGCCGCCCGCCGCATCCGCAGGCGGGTGCAGGCCAGGGACTGATTCCGCGCCGGAGCGGCAATCCCGATACTCCCCAGCGATGGTTGTGCTACTTTTCGCCGGAAAAGTAGCACAACCATCGCGTGATGGGAGGTAAGTAGCACTTGCGCCTCGACGACTTCACCGCAGGTCAGCGGTCACATGTGGTGCGGGCGGAAGGTGGCTACCGCGCGTTCGTACCGCCGCCCTTGCCGCCCGAGGTGGCACTGACGCCCGTGCTGGTGAAGAGGCTCTCGGCTGCCGACCGAGCCATCGGTGAGCTGGCCGGTCTCGGCCGCGGGTTGCCGAACCCGGATCTGTTCTGCCGAGCCCTTGTGCGGCGTGAGGCGGTGCTGTCCAGCCGGATCGAAGGAACCGTGGCGTCCCTGTCGGACCTGGCCTTGTTCGAAGCCGAGCAGCCGAGCAATCCGGTGGGTGACGTTCGCGAGGTGTTCAACTACATGGCGGCGATGGACCACGTGCTTGCTCCGGACCGCCGCCTGCCGTTGAGCCTGCCGTTGCTCCGTGAGGCGCACCGTATCCTGCTGTCCGGGGTCCGCGGCGATTTCGCGACTCCCGGTGAGTTTCGGCGCAGCCAGAACTGGATCGGACGGCCCGGGTCGGTGATCGACACCGCTACCTACGTTCCGCCGCCCCCGGATCAGATGTGGGACTGCCTCGATGCGCTGGAGAAGTACTTGCACGCGTCGGGTGACCTGCCCCCGTTGATGGCGATCGCCGCCGTGCATTACCAGTTCGAGGCCATCCATCCCTTCATCGACGGCAACGGTCGCATCGGGCGATTGCTCGCGGTGATGCTGCTGGTCGAGTGGGGTCTGCTGCCTGGCCCGATGCTCGACTTGTCCGCCTACATCGAACCACGTCGCGATCGTTACTACGACGGCTTGCTCAGAGTGTCCACCGAGGGTGATTGGGCACTCTGGTTCTCCTTCTTTCTCGAGGTGGTCGAGGAGCAGGCGCGCGACAGCCTCGCGCGAGCAGTTCGGTTGGACGAATTGCGTATTGAACTTCGACGTCGGGTGGCCACCGCGCGCTCCTCGGGGTTGCTTCCCGTTCTCGTCGACGAACTGTTCCGCTCCCCGGTTCTCGGTATCGGTACCGCGAAGAAAGTACTGGGCGTGACCCATCGCGCGGCAACGTTGAATCTCGAAAAACTGGTCGCCGCAGGCATGCTCGTCGAGGTCACCAGGGGACGTGCACGGCTGTTCATGGCGCCGGAAGTGGTGGCCGCGATGTCCGAGCCGGTGACCTGAGCTAGGTGGTGCGGCCGGGGGAGTCGGTGCCGGTGAAGCGGATGGTCAACTGGCGGGCCCAGTTCCGCGGCTTCTTCGGGCGTGGAGCGGGTGGGGGCGGGGTGGTGTCGAGGTCGGTGCGGACTTCATAGCGGCGGACGTAGGCGCCGGCGAAGGCCTGGACGGTGGCGGTGACGGGGATGGCGAGCAGGGCGCCGGTGGCGCCGAGCAGGGCGGCGCCGGCGAGTACCGCGCCGAACGCCACGGCGGGGTGCATGTCCAGGGTGGTGGCGGTGATGCGCGGTTGCAGCACGTAGTTCTCGAATTGCTGGTAGAGGACGATGAATCCGAGCAACCACAGCGCCGAGCCCGGATCGTGGACGAGGGCCACGACGATCGGGATCGCACCGGCGAGATAGGTGCCGACGGTCGGAATGAACTGGGACACCACGCCGACCCACAGCGCCAGCGCCAGCGCCGAGGGCACCCCGAGTACCCGCAACGCGGCGTAGTGGGCGATCGCCGAGCACAGCGCGAGCAGGCCGCGCGAGTAGATGTAGCCGCCGGTCTTCTCCACGGCGATGTCCCAGGCCCGCAGCACGTGTACCTGCCTGCGCGGCGGCAGCAGCGAGCAGACCGCGTTGCGGAAGCGCGGCCCGTCGGCGGCGAAGTAGAAGGTGAACAGCAGCACGCCGAGTGCCTGGAACAGCGCGCCGACCGCGGCCGTGCCGATGCCCCAGGCGTTTCCGGCGAAGCCGACGAGGTAGCCCTCGAGCTTGTCGCTCCATTCGGTGGCGTACTTCTCGATGTCCTCACCCGAGAGCTGGGTGCGGAAGGTCCGGTTGATCCAGTCGACCACCTGGTCGGCGTAGTCGGGTGCGTTCTGCACCAGCGTGGTCACCTGGTCGACCAGCAGCGCGCCGAGCGCGCCGAAGAACGCGACGACGACCGCCACCAGGCCCAGGAACACCAGCCCGGTCGCGGGCCCGCGCCGCATGCCGCGCGCGGCCAGCCAGTTCACCGCCGGCTCGATCGCGAAGGCCAAGAACAGCGAGATCATCAGCACGGTGAGCAGCCCTTGCAGGCGCTGCAACACCCAGAAGCCGAGCACCAGCCCGCTGACGGTCGCCGCCGCGAGCAGGAAGGCCCGCAGCAGCCACGGCGGCGGTCCCGCACTCAGTTCGGCGGTCACCACCGCTTCCTGCGGTGCGGGGGCGTTCTCCTCGGTCGATTCGTCGTCGGCGGCCACAGCACCAACGTAGCGACGCGGCCGCGCCCCCGCTCACACCGCGCCGCGGCTACATGGTGGCGGCGTCGATCACGAAGCGGTACCGCACGTCGCTGGCGACCACCCGGTCGTAGGCGTTGTCGATCTCGTCGGCGGAGATGAGCTCGATCTCGGCGCCGATACCGTGCTCGGCGCAGAAGTTCAGCATCTCCTGGGTCTGGGCGATGCCGCCGATCATCGAACCGGCCAGTGAGCGGCGGTAATTGGCGAGGGTGAAAGGCCGCACGCTGAGCGGGTTCTCGGGCAGGCCGAGGATCACCAGGGTGCCGTCCAGGCGCAGCAGGCGCATGTAGCTGTCGATGGGCAGGTCGGCCGAGACGGTGTTGATGATCAGGTCGAACCGGTTGCGCAGATCGCGGAAGGTCTGCTTGTCGCCGGTGGCGTAGTAGTGGTGCGCGCCGAAGCGCTTGCCGTCCTCCTGCTTGCTCAGCGAATGGCTGAGCACGGTGACCTCGGCGCCCATCGCGGCGGCCAGCTTCACGCCGATGTGGCCGAGCCCGCCCATCCCGACGATGGCGACGCGCTTGCCCGGCCCGGCCTGCCAGTGCCGCAGCGGCGAGAACAGCGTCACGCCCGCGCACAGCAGCGGCGCCGCGACGTCGAGGCCGATGCCCTCGGGGATGCGGACCACGAAGTTCTCGGTGACGACGACCTGGGTGGAGTAGCCGCCCAGGGTGTGCCCGCCGGGCTGCACCTCCTCGGGCACCGGGGTGTTGTAGGTCATGGTGGCGCCGCGCAGGCAGTACTGCTCCTCGTCGGCCAGGCACGGCGGGCACTGACCGCACGAGTCGACCATGCAGCCCACACCCACCCGGTCGCCGGGCCGGTATTTCGTGACCGCCGAGCCGACCGCGGCGACGAGGCCCGCGATCTCGTGGCCGGGCACGCACGGGTAGCGGGTCCCACCCCACTCGTCACGGGCGGTGTGGATGTCGGAGTGGCAGATGCCCGCGTACTTCACATCGATCAGCACGTCGTGCGGCCCGAGCTCCCTCCGGGCGATGGTGACCTTCTCGAAGGATCCGTCGGCGGCGGACACGGCATAGGCGGCGGCAGCGGTGCTCATGAATACATGCCTACCGTCGCATGCACCGGATTGCCAACCGATCGCCGTCCCCGGCCGCCACAATGGGATTCGTCACGGCCGTCGGGCCAGGTGAGGGTGGAGGGCGCATGCAGGACGAACCGCGCGGCAGCGGCGGCCGATGGTCCGCGCTGCTGGTGGCGGCCGTGCTCGCCCTGGCCGGGTTCCTCGGTTTCCGCGGTGAGCTGCCCGGATGGCCGCTCGGAGACACCGGGACCACGGCCGCGCCGACGGTCCGGCCGCCGAATCCGCCGCTCGACCAGGCTGCCGTCGCGGCCGAGGTGACGCCGGCGCTGGTGAACATCAGCACCCGGACCCGCCCGCTCGGCCAGGGCGCGGCCGGGACCGGCATCGTGCTGACCGCCGACGGGCAGGTGCTCACCAGCCATCACGTGGTGAAAGGCGCCGAGCAGGTCGTGGTCACCACGCAGGCGACCGGCGCCGAGTATCGCGCGACCGTGCTCGGCTACGACTCGACCGCCGACATCGCCCTGCTGTCGCTGCCGGGGGCGAACGGCCTGCCGACCGTCCGGCTGGGCAGTTCGTCGAGCGTGCGGGTGCGTGACGAGGTGCTGGCCCTGGGCAACGCCGGTGGCACCGGC
This sequence is a window from Nocardia farcinica. Protein-coding genes within it:
- a CDS encoding 3-hydroxybutyryl-CoA dehydrogenase; its protein translation is MSSEKIQRVGVIGAGQMGAGIAEVCARAHVDVLVYEQTRELAAAGRARILRSLDRGVSSGKITEREREQAAWRLRFTSDLGDFADRQLVVEAVLENEEVKTSIFAELDKVVTDPNAVLASNTSSIPIMKIAVATANPERVVGMHFFNPVPVLPLVELVTTLKTSEAVSARAEAFAGDVLGKQVVRSADRSGFVVNALLVPYLLSAIRMVESGFATKEDVDKAMVLGCAHPMGPLALTDLVGLDTVKSIADSMYAEFKEPLYSAPPLLMRMVEAGLLGKKTGAGFYQYNK
- the metE gene encoding 5-methyltetrahydropteroyltriglutamate--homocysteine S-methyltransferase, which codes for MVNVTEGYGSSILGYPRIGPHRELKRALESYWRGSLSREELLEVGRDIQERQFNELAATGLTQVPGNTFSFYDHVLDNALMFGAVPKRFQPYQDVMDPLDFYFLMARGRPDLPPLELVRYINTNYHYRQPELAPDTEFSLHPEALLDEFDRAMAQGIELRPVVLGPASLLLLSKAGDQPGEAEFDTLSLLDKLLPVYEELFEILAKRGATCVQLDEPAYTSERSEAELAAFERAYQRLSKAPLRPRILVTGQYGDFGEALTILAGTGVEAIGLDLASHRIDPDELAKVPGIRRKRLYAGVISGRNVWRADRYVTLEYLNELAKVCPDLVVSTGCTLLHVPYDLLVEYDLEGNVADRLAFAKQKVGEVVSLAKALTEGPSDKWRKRPREVHFKQKHAVRQRVYSITPDMRSREPYAERRAAQQARLNLPPVPATTLGSFPQTGKIRQARYDLDQGRLSYEEYRKRIEAEIEATIRLQEDIGLDVLVHGEHERNDMVQYFAELLDGFATTHFGWVQVYGSRCVRPPIIYGDVSRPAPMSVDWITYAQSLTDKPVKGIVTGPVTMIARSFVRQDQPLYETADQVALAIRDEVVDLEKAGIAIIQVDEPAIREMLPLRAEGRAEYLRWAVGAFRLATSGVRPDTQIHTHIGYSGRTEVVDAIEELDADVTAIVATRSIEWVLKALKEDAAGGHGLSHGVGPGVYESRSARIPDIDELDELLSAAAEAVTPERLWANPDGGLKTRHYWQLEPSLRNMVAAARRIRRRVQARD
- a CDS encoding Fic family protein; translation: MRLDDFTAGQRSHVVRAEGGYRAFVPPPLPPEVALTPVLVKRLSAADRAIGELAGLGRGLPNPDLFCRALVRREAVLSSRIEGTVASLSDLALFEAEQPSNPVGDVREVFNYMAAMDHVLAPDRRLPLSLPLLREAHRILLSGVRGDFATPGEFRRSQNWIGRPGSVIDTATYVPPPPDQMWDCLDALEKYLHASGDLPPLMAIAAVHYQFEAIHPFIDGNGRIGRLLAVMLLVEWGLLPGPMLDLSAYIEPRRDRYYDGLLRVSTEGDWALWFSFFLEVVEEQARDSLARAVRLDELRIELRRRVATARSSGLLPVLVDELFRSPVLGIGTAKKVLGVTHRAATLNLEKLVAAGMLVEVTRGRARLFMAPEVVAAMSEPVT
- a CDS encoding AI-2E family transporter, giving the protein MAADDESTEENAPAPQEAVVTAELSAGPPPWLLRAFLLAAATVSGLVLGFWVLQRLQGLLTVLMISLFLAFAIEPAVNWLAARGMRRGPATGLVFLGLVAVVVAFFGALGALLVDQVTTLVQNAPDYADQVVDWINRTFRTQLSGEDIEKYATEWSDKLEGYLVGFAGNAWGIGTAAVGALFQALGVLLFTFYFAADGPRFRNAVCSLLPPRRQVHVLRAWDIAVEKTGGYIYSRGLLALCSAIAHYAALRVLGVPSALALALWVGVVSQFIPTVGTYLAGAIPIVVALVHDPGSALWLLGFIVLYQQFENYVLQPRITATTLDMHPAVAFGAVLAGAALLGATGALLAIPVTATVQAFAGAYVRRYEVRTDLDTTPPPPAPRPKKPRNWARQLTIRFTGTDSPGRTT
- a CDS encoding NAD(P)-dependent alcohol dehydrogenase, yielding MSTAAAAYAVSAADGSFEKVTIARRELGPHDVLIDVKYAGICHSDIHTARDEWGGTRYPCVPGHEIAGLVAAVGSAVTKYRPGDRVGVGCMVDSCGQCPPCLADEEQYCLRGATMTYNTPVPEEVQPGGHTLGGYSTQVVVTENFVVRIPEGIGLDVAAPLLCAGVTLFSPLRHWQAGPGKRVAIVGMGGLGHIGVKLAAAMGAEVTVLSHSLSKQEDGKRFGAHHYYATGDKQTFRDLRNRFDLIINTVSADLPIDSYMRLLRLDGTLVILGLPENPLSVRPFTLANYRRSLAGSMIGGIAQTQEMLNFCAEHGIGAEIELISADEIDNAYDRVVASDVRYRFVIDAATM